CTCGGTATTAGTGCGTGAGCAGGAAGCAGAATTCACGTTTTTAAAAGAGCAAACCAATGCTACGGCAGGGAACCTGAGCGTACAGATCAATAAGCTCAAGGATGCCGGGTACATCGATGTGATCAAGCAATTCAGGGAAAATTATCCGCAAACCATCTGCAAGATCACCAGAGAAGGGCAAAAAGCCTTTGAGAACTATGTAAAA
This genomic stretch from Chitinophaga sp. XS-30 harbors:
- a CDS encoding transcriptional regulator produces the protein MNFKELDPVLHSQLRLAIISVLVREQEAEFTFLKEQTNATAGNLSVQINKLKDAGYIDVIKQFRENYPQTICKITREGQKAFENYVKSIQSYLYTGKKK